A genomic window from Camelus ferus isolate YT-003-E chromosome 9, BCGSAC_Cfer_1.0, whole genome shotgun sequence includes:
- the ARHGEF1 gene encoding rho guanine nucleotide exchange factor 1 isoform X3: MEAEDAVARGAAPGPPRPGLVPVSIIGAEDEDFENELKTNPEEQNNQFQSLEQVKRRPAHLMALLQHVAMQFEPAPLLCCLHADMLGPLSPKEAKKAFTDFYHSFLDKTAILRVPIPPTVAFELDRTRPDLLPEDVQRQFVHEVVQKQQPVVSQQLEDFRSKKLMGMTPWEQELGQLGAWVGRDRASFEARERHLAERQLTHLEEMQHTLSGDEEKSAAVVNAISLYMRHLGVRTKSGDKKSGRNFFRKKVIGNRRSDEPTKTKKGLSSFLDAARWNRGEPQAPDFRHLKAEADAEKPGLTERKAGLGVPSRDRNIGASGQDTPGVSLHPLPGDSPDREPGVDALPELGDPPPQGPASLETLAPPESTEEGADTERLSGRLGRSESLRVSDRRRPSRGSLGAKGRGGGRSRSDVDMDPSSATAVLGPARRATPEPGDEGEPGRSGLELEPEEPPGWRELVPPGTLHSLPKSQVKRQEVISELLVTEAAHVRMLRVLHDLFYQPMVGAGFFPLDELQNIFPSLDELIEVHSLFLDRLMKRRQESGYLIEEIGDVLLAQFDGAEGSWFQKISSRFCSRQSFALEQLKVKQRRDPRFCAFVQEAESRPRCRRLQLKDMIPTEMQRLTKYPLLLQSIGQNTEEPAERERVELAAERCREILHDVNQAVREMEDLLRLKDYQRRLDLSHLRQSTDPMLNEFKNLDITKKKLVHEGPLTWRVTKDKAVEVHVLLLDDLLLLLQRQDERLLLKSHSRTLTPTPDGKTMLRPVLRLTSAMTREVATDHKAFYVIFTWDQEAQIYELVAQSVSERKNWCALITETAGSLKVPAPTSRPKHRPSPSSIREPLLSSSENGNGGREMPPADSRMERIFNALLPFCRPGPEGQLATKALQKVLSLKQLLSLSEEDSGAGPPLEGDGVPGGGPLSPAQTQDVRELLLSLEETIKQLEEVEEEFCRLRLLLSQLGENTVPQPGCT; the protein is encoded by the exons ATGGAAGCAGAAGACGCTGTCGCCCGAGGGGCG GCCCCGGGGCCCCCCCGGCCTGGCCTGGTGCCCGTCAGCATCATCGGGGCTGAGGATGAGGATTTTGAAAACGAGCTGAAGACG AACCCAGAGGAGCAAAATAACCAGTTCCAGAGCCTGGAGCAGGTGAAACGGCGCCCGGCCCACCTCATGGCCCTCCTGCAGCACGTGGCCATGCAGTTCGAGCCAGCACCCctg ctctgctgcctgcaTGCGGACATGCTCGGCCCACTGAGTCCCAAGGAGGCCAAGAAGGCCTTCACAGATTTCTACCACAGCTTCCTGGATAAGACTGCG ATTCTTCGGGTGCCGATCCCTCCCACTGTGGCCTTTGAACTTG ACCGCACACGGCCTGACCTCCTCCCTGAGGACGTCCAGCGACAGTTCGTGCATGAGGTGGTGCAGAAACAGCAGCCAGTTGTCAGCCAGCAGCTGGAGGACTTCCGCTCCAAGAAGCTCATGGGCATGACACCCTGGGAGCAGGAGCTGGGCCAGCTGGGGGCCTGGGTTGGGCGAGACCGAGCGAGCTTCGAGGCCAGGGAGCGGCACCTGGCTGAGCGGCAGCTGACCCACCTGGAGGAGATGCA ACACACCTTATCTGGCGATGAGGAAAAGAG TGCCGCTGTGGTCAACGCCATCAGCCTGTACATGCGCCACCTCGGAGTGCGGACTAAGAGTGGGGACAAAAAGTCGGGGAGGAATTTCTTCCGGAAAAAG GTGATTGGGAACCGGCGGTCGGATGAGCCCACCAAGACCAAAAAAGGACTGAGCAGCTTCCTGGATGCTGCCCGCTGGAACCGGGGAGAGCCCCAGG CCCCGGATTTTCGACACCTCAAAGCCGAGGCTGATG CTGAGAAGCCAGGCCTTACAGAACGGAAGGCGGGCCTGGGGGTGCCCTCCCGGGATCGGAATATCGGAGCATCAGGGCAGGACACCCCTGGAGTTTCTCTTCACCCTCTGCCTGGGGACAGCCCTGACCGGGAACCAG GTGTAGATGCCCTCCCGGAGCTGGGGGACCCGCCCCCGCAGGGCCCGGCCAGCCTGGAGACCCTGGCACCCCCTGAGAGCACCGAGGAGGGTGCTGACACAGAGAG GCTGTCGGGGCGTCTGGGGCGCTCGGAGAGCCTGCGGGTGAGTGACCGCCGCCGGCCTTCCCGGGGCAGCCTCGGGGCTaagggccggggtgggggccgCTCCCGGAGCGACGTGGACATGGACCCCAGCTCCGCCACGGCCGTGCTTGGCCCTGCCCGACGAGCCAC CCCTGAGCCTGGAGATGAGGGGGAGCCGGGACGGTCGGGACTCGAGCTGGAGCCAGAAGAACCCCCTGGCTGGCGGGAGCTCGTCCCCCCAGGCACTCTGCACAGCCTGCCCAAGAGCCAGGTGAAGCGGCAAGAGGTCATCAGCG AGCTGCTGGTGACGGAGGCGGCCCACGTGCGCATGCTCCGGGTGCTCCACGACCTCTTCTACCAGCCCATGGTGGGCGCGGGCTTCTTCCCCCTGGATGAGCTACAGAACATCTTCCCCAGCCTCGACGAACTCATCGAGGTGCATT ccctgtTCCTCGATCGCTTGATGAAGCGGAGGCAGGAGAGCGGCTATCTCATTGAGGAGATTGGAGATGTGCTGCTGGCCCAG TTTGATGGTGCCGAAGGCTCCTGGTTCCAGAAAATCTCCTCCCGCTTCTGCAGCCGCCAGTCATTTGCCTTAGAACAGCTCAAAGTCAAACAGCGCAGGGATCCTCGGTTCTGTGCCTTTGTGCAG GAGGCCGAGAGCCGCCCGAGGTGCCGCCGCCTGCAGCTGAAGGACATGATCCCCACAGAGATGCAGCGTCTGACCAAGTACCCGCTGCTTCTGCAGAGCATCGGGCAGAACACAG AAGAGCCAGCTGAACGAGAGAGAGTGGAGCTGGCAGCTGAGCGCTGCCGGGAAATCCTGCATGACGTCAACCAAGCCGTGCGAGAGATGGAGGACCTGCTG cGGCTCAAGGATTATCAGAGGCGCCTGGATTTGTCCCACCTGCGGCAGAGCACCGACCCCATGCTGAACGAGTTCAAG AACCTGGACATCACCAAGAAGAAGTTGGTCCACGAGGGCCCGCTGACATGGCGGGTGACGAAGGACAAGGCTGTAG AGGTCCACGTGCTGCTGCTGGAcgacctgctgctgctgctccagcgCCAGGACGAGCGGCTGCTGCTCAAGTCGCACAGCCGGACGCTGACGCCCACGCCTGACGGCAAGACAATGCTGCGACCGGTGCTGCGGCTCACCTCTGCCATGACCCGCGAGGTGGCCACCG aTCACAAAGCCTTCTATGTCATTTTCACCTGGGACCAGGAGGCCCAGATATACGAACTGGTGGCGCAGTCCGTGTCGGAGCGGAAGAA CTGGTGTGCCCTCATCACCGAGACTGCTGGATCCCTGAaggtccctgcccccacctcccgccccaaACACCGGCCCAGCCCTAGCAG CATCCGTGAACCCCTGCTCAGCAGCTCCGAGAACGGCAACGGAGGCCGAGAGATGCCCCCAGCTGACA GCCGGATGGAGAGAATCTTCAACGCCCTCCTGCCCTTCTGCAGACCAGGCCCTGAGGGCCAGCTCGCCACCAAGGCCCTTCAGAAAG TGCTGTCCCTGAAGCAGCTCCTGTCTCTCTCGGAAGAAGACAGTGGTGCAGGGCCTCCCCTCGAAGGGGATGGGGTCCCAGGGGGCGGCCCCCTGAGCCCAGCACAGACCCAGGACGTTCGGGAGTTGCTACTCAGCCTGGAGGAGACCATTAAACAGCTGGAG gaagtggaggaggagttCTGCCGCCTGAGACTCCTCCTGTCTCAGCTTGGAGAGAACACTGTCCCCCAGCCTGGCTGTACCTGA